The segment AACTCCGGCCGATTTATAGGCGTGTTCTTCATTGGTAAAAGTAATTTTCATACCTTCTTTTTCCAGATTCATCACCGTGACGGCATGCTCTACTTCAGGAAAATCTTTTTCCAGTGCCTCGGCAAGGGGCCCCTGGGTGTGATCATGAATCAGCACATTGCCGTTTTCTGTACTTTTTTCCATAATTTGATACAGTCGCGCATCATTTTTATGAAAACGATCGATCATAAGTTCGTCACTCACCCACAGGTAAAAAAAAAAAGTACAGCCCAGTCCAGTAGTGAGTCCCACAACATTGATGAAGGAAAAGAGCGGTTTCTTTTTTAAGTTGCGCCAGGCGATTTTGATATAATTTTTGAGCATATTGACAATTTTAAATCAATTTTAGAGGGTTTTTCGTGGTTTCTCCTCTTTCGCTTTGGTTCCCACCGGGGGGACTTGCACGAGAGGAAGACACAGGGTGCTTACTCTGTTCTTAAACTCTTTACCGGGTTCGCAATGGCAGCTTTAATTGCCTGAAAGCTTATGGTAAATAGTGCAATAAAGATTGCAGTTACTCCGGCTACAACAAAAATCCACCAGCTAATATCTATTCTATAGGCAAAATCCTGTAGCCATTTATCCATTAGGAACCAGGCCAGGGGAGAGGCAATTACAAAAGCAATAAGAACAAGCTTTAAAATTCTATTGATAGTAAATTCACTATTCCCGAAACCGATGCTCCCACTATTTTTCTTATTCCTATTTCGCGCCTGCGCTGTATTGTACTGTAAGAGGCGAGTCCCAGTAAACCTAAACAGGAAATGAAAATGGCAAGGCCTGCAAAGTTTAAAAACAGTGCTCCAAAGCGTTGTTCACTGCGATACTGCCTGTCAAAGAATTCATCGAGGAAATAGTAATCAAAAGGTTGTTGAGGTAATAATTTGTTCCATTC is part of the Antarcticibacterium sp. 1MA-6-2 genome and harbors:
- a CDS encoding ABC transporter permease is translated as MDKWLQDFAYRIDISWWIFVVAGVTAIFIALFTISFQAIKAAIANPVKSLRTE